One window of Eulemur rufifrons isolate Redbay chromosome 25, OSU_ERuf_1, whole genome shotgun sequence genomic DNA carries:
- the ACBD7 gene encoding acyl-CoA-binding domain-containing protein 7, whose amino-acid sequence MSLQADFDRAAEDVRKLKSRPDDEELKELYGLYKQAIIGDVNIECPGMLDLKGKAKWEAWNLRKGLSKEDAMSAYISKANELIEKYGI is encoded by the exons ATGTCCCTGCAG gctgatTTTGACAGGGCTGCAGAAGATGTCAGGAAGCTGAAATCAAGACCAGACGACGAAGAACTGAAAGAACTGTATGGGCTTTACAAACAAGCCATAATTGGAGACGTTAATATTG AATGTCCAGGAATGTTAGATTTAAAAGGCAAGGCCAAATGGGAAGCATGGAACCTCCGCAAag GGTTGTCGAAGGAAGATGCGATGAGTGCCTATATTTCTAAAGCAAACGAGCTGATAGAAAAATACGGAATTTAG
- the RPP38 gene encoding ribonuclease P protein subunit p38 isoform X1 — MLLSPITWLSSSAHQIVQTEVTAYFAPLAHNFKYLLHAVWMLRHDLGPAVWQELFQMSWWYSQRFQFSRSGVRTNHVYVFLKSHKLSRVFRMAAAPQAPGRGSVRKTRPLTVKTSLNNPYTICWSALEREDMHFILQTLEDRFKSIGLKKIEDKKKKKKTPFLRKEREKCSIDVDVSEDLKETKPDANQHVSGWTPVHVRKQLAIGVNEVTRALERNDLLLVLVCKSVKPAIITSHLIQLSLSRTVPACQVPRLSERIAPVIGLKCVLALGFKKNTTDFVDEVRAITPRVPSLSVPWLQDGIEDSRENLENESLESQDKEILDTSFEDLSKHKRKFVDGKTSAVALQPLKIKKLIPNPNKIRKPSKSKKTSSK; from the exons ATGCTGCTTAGCCCAATTACATGGctctcttcctctgcccaccAGATTGTGCAGACAGAAGTCACTGCCTATTTTGCTCCCCTTGCacataattttaagtatttacttCATGCTGTTTGGATGCTGAGACACGATCTGGGACCTGCAGTTTGGCAAGAGCTCTTTCAG ATGTCTTGGTGGTATTCCCAGAGATTCcaattcagtagatctggggtgaGGACCAACCAcgtgtatgtgtttttaaaaagccacaagtTATCGAG GGTTTTCAGAATGGCCGCAGCTCCTCAAGCCCCAGGGAGGGGATCTGTTCGTAAAACAAGACCTTTAACTGTGAAGACATCTTTGAACAATCCATACACTATCTGCTGGAGTGCTCTGGAGAGAGAGGATATGCACTTCATTTTGCAGACGCTTGAAGACAGGTTTAAGTCTATCGGACTTAAGAAGATTGaggataagaagaaaaagaaaaaaacaccttttttaagaaaagaaagggaaaaatgcaGCATAGATGTTGATGTTAGTGAGGACCTGAAGGAGACAAAACCAGATGCCAACCAGCACGTGTCGGGGTGGACGCCTGTGCACGTCAGGAAGCAGCTGGCCATTGGTGTTAATGAAGTCACCAGAGCCCTGGAAAGAAATGACCTGCTTTTAGTTCTCGTGTGTAAGTCGGTCAAGCCTGCCATCATCACCTCACACTTGATTCAGCTGAGTTTAAGCAGAACGGTTCCCGCTTGTCAGGTCCCCAGGCTCAGTGAGAGAATCGCCCCTGTCATTGGCTTAAAATGCGTTCTAGCCTTGGGATTCAAAAAGAACACCACTGACTTTGTTGATGAAGTAAGAGCCATCACGCCCAGAGTACCCAGTTTAAGTGTCCCATGGCTTCAAGATGGAATTGAAGATTCCAGGGAAAATTTAGAGAACGAATCTTTGGAAAGCCAAGACAAAGAGATTTTGGACACTTCATTTGAAGATCTCTCAAAACATAAGAGGAAGTTTGTTGATGGGAAGACTTCTGCTGTAGCACTACAACCcctgaaaataaagaaactgatcCCGAACCCCAATAAGATAAGGAAACCATCCAAAAGTAAAAAAACTTCTTCAAAGTGA
- the RPP38 gene encoding ribonuclease P protein subunit p38 isoform X2, with protein sequence MLRHDLGPAVWQELFQMSWWYSQRFQFSRSGVRTNHVYVFLKSHKLSRVFRMAAAPQAPGRGSVRKTRPLTVKTSLNNPYTICWSALEREDMHFILQTLEDRFKSIGLKKIEDKKKKKKTPFLRKEREKCSIDVDVSEDLKETKPDANQHVSGWTPVHVRKQLAIGVNEVTRALERNDLLLVLVCKSVKPAIITSHLIQLSLSRTVPACQVPRLSERIAPVIGLKCVLALGFKKNTTDFVDEVRAITPRVPSLSVPWLQDGIEDSRENLENESLESQDKEILDTSFEDLSKHKRKFVDGKTSAVALQPLKIKKLIPNPNKIRKPSKSKKTSSK encoded by the exons ATGCTGAGACACGATCTGGGACCTGCAGTTTGGCAAGAGCTCTTTCAG ATGTCTTGGTGGTATTCCCAGAGATTCcaattcagtagatctggggtgaGGACCAACCAcgtgtatgtgtttttaaaaagccacaagtTATCGAG GGTTTTCAGAATGGCCGCAGCTCCTCAAGCCCCAGGGAGGGGATCTGTTCGTAAAACAAGACCTTTAACTGTGAAGACATCTTTGAACAATCCATACACTATCTGCTGGAGTGCTCTGGAGAGAGAGGATATGCACTTCATTTTGCAGACGCTTGAAGACAGGTTTAAGTCTATCGGACTTAAGAAGATTGaggataagaagaaaaagaaaaaaacaccttttttaagaaaagaaagggaaaaatgcaGCATAGATGTTGATGTTAGTGAGGACCTGAAGGAGACAAAACCAGATGCCAACCAGCACGTGTCGGGGTGGACGCCTGTGCACGTCAGGAAGCAGCTGGCCATTGGTGTTAATGAAGTCACCAGAGCCCTGGAAAGAAATGACCTGCTTTTAGTTCTCGTGTGTAAGTCGGTCAAGCCTGCCATCATCACCTCACACTTGATTCAGCTGAGTTTAAGCAGAACGGTTCCCGCTTGTCAGGTCCCCAGGCTCAGTGAGAGAATCGCCCCTGTCATTGGCTTAAAATGCGTTCTAGCCTTGGGATTCAAAAAGAACACCACTGACTTTGTTGATGAAGTAAGAGCCATCACGCCCAGAGTACCCAGTTTAAGTGTCCCATGGCTTCAAGATGGAATTGAAGATTCCAGGGAAAATTTAGAGAACGAATCTTTGGAAAGCCAAGACAAAGAGATTTTGGACACTTCATTTGAAGATCTCTCAAAACATAAGAGGAAGTTTGTTGATGGGAAGACTTCTGCTGTAGCACTACAACCcctgaaaataaagaaactgatcCCGAACCCCAATAAGATAAGGAAACCATCCAAAAGTAAAAAAACTTCTTCAAAGTGA
- the RPP38 gene encoding ribonuclease P protein subunit p38 isoform X3 yields the protein MSWWYSQRFQFSRSGVRTNHVYVFLKSHKLSRVFRMAAAPQAPGRGSVRKTRPLTVKTSLNNPYTICWSALEREDMHFILQTLEDRFKSIGLKKIEDKKKKKKTPFLRKEREKCSIDVDVSEDLKETKPDANQHVSGWTPVHVRKQLAIGVNEVTRALERNDLLLVLVCKSVKPAIITSHLIQLSLSRTVPACQVPRLSERIAPVIGLKCVLALGFKKNTTDFVDEVRAITPRVPSLSVPWLQDGIEDSRENLENESLESQDKEILDTSFEDLSKHKRKFVDGKTSAVALQPLKIKKLIPNPNKIRKPSKSKKTSSK from the exons ATGTCTTGGTGGTATTCCCAGAGATTCcaattcagtagatctggggtgaGGACCAACCAcgtgtatgtgtttttaaaaagccacaagtTATCGAG GGTTTTCAGAATGGCCGCAGCTCCTCAAGCCCCAGGGAGGGGATCTGTTCGTAAAACAAGACCTTTAACTGTGAAGACATCTTTGAACAATCCATACACTATCTGCTGGAGTGCTCTGGAGAGAGAGGATATGCACTTCATTTTGCAGACGCTTGAAGACAGGTTTAAGTCTATCGGACTTAAGAAGATTGaggataagaagaaaaagaaaaaaacaccttttttaagaaaagaaagggaaaaatgcaGCATAGATGTTGATGTTAGTGAGGACCTGAAGGAGACAAAACCAGATGCCAACCAGCACGTGTCGGGGTGGACGCCTGTGCACGTCAGGAAGCAGCTGGCCATTGGTGTTAATGAAGTCACCAGAGCCCTGGAAAGAAATGACCTGCTTTTAGTTCTCGTGTGTAAGTCGGTCAAGCCTGCCATCATCACCTCACACTTGATTCAGCTGAGTTTAAGCAGAACGGTTCCCGCTTGTCAGGTCCCCAGGCTCAGTGAGAGAATCGCCCCTGTCATTGGCTTAAAATGCGTTCTAGCCTTGGGATTCAAAAAGAACACCACTGACTTTGTTGATGAAGTAAGAGCCATCACGCCCAGAGTACCCAGTTTAAGTGTCCCATGGCTTCAAGATGGAATTGAAGATTCCAGGGAAAATTTAGAGAACGAATCTTTGGAAAGCCAAGACAAAGAGATTTTGGACACTTCATTTGAAGATCTCTCAAAACATAAGAGGAAGTTTGTTGATGGGAAGACTTCTGCTGTAGCACTACAACCcctgaaaataaagaaactgatcCCGAACCCCAATAAGATAAGGAAACCATCCAAAAGTAAAAAAACTTCTTCAAAGTGA
- the RPP38 gene encoding ribonuclease P protein subunit p38 isoform X4 — MAAAPQAPGRGSVRKTRPLTVKTSLNNPYTICWSALEREDMHFILQTLEDRFKSIGLKKIEDKKKKKKTPFLRKEREKCSIDVDVSEDLKETKPDANQHVSGWTPVHVRKQLAIGVNEVTRALERNDLLLVLVCKSVKPAIITSHLIQLSLSRTVPACQVPRLSERIAPVIGLKCVLALGFKKNTTDFVDEVRAITPRVPSLSVPWLQDGIEDSRENLENESLESQDKEILDTSFEDLSKHKRKFVDGKTSAVALQPLKIKKLIPNPNKIRKPSKSKKTSSK, encoded by the coding sequence ATGGCCGCAGCTCCTCAAGCCCCAGGGAGGGGATCTGTTCGTAAAACAAGACCTTTAACTGTGAAGACATCTTTGAACAATCCATACACTATCTGCTGGAGTGCTCTGGAGAGAGAGGATATGCACTTCATTTTGCAGACGCTTGAAGACAGGTTTAAGTCTATCGGACTTAAGAAGATTGaggataagaagaaaaagaaaaaaacaccttttttaagaaaagaaagggaaaaatgcaGCATAGATGTTGATGTTAGTGAGGACCTGAAGGAGACAAAACCAGATGCCAACCAGCACGTGTCGGGGTGGACGCCTGTGCACGTCAGGAAGCAGCTGGCCATTGGTGTTAATGAAGTCACCAGAGCCCTGGAAAGAAATGACCTGCTTTTAGTTCTCGTGTGTAAGTCGGTCAAGCCTGCCATCATCACCTCACACTTGATTCAGCTGAGTTTAAGCAGAACGGTTCCCGCTTGTCAGGTCCCCAGGCTCAGTGAGAGAATCGCCCCTGTCATTGGCTTAAAATGCGTTCTAGCCTTGGGATTCAAAAAGAACACCACTGACTTTGTTGATGAAGTAAGAGCCATCACGCCCAGAGTACCCAGTTTAAGTGTCCCATGGCTTCAAGATGGAATTGAAGATTCCAGGGAAAATTTAGAGAACGAATCTTTGGAAAGCCAAGACAAAGAGATTTTGGACACTTCATTTGAAGATCTCTCAAAACATAAGAGGAAGTTTGTTGATGGGAAGACTTCTGCTGTAGCACTACAACCcctgaaaataaagaaactgatcCCGAACCCCAATAAGATAAGGAAACCATCCAAAAGTAAAAAAACTTCTTCAAAGTGA